A stretch of Hydractinia symbiolongicarpus strain clone_291-10 chromosome 9, HSymV2.1, whole genome shotgun sequence DNA encodes these proteins:
- the LOC130657941 gene encoding ribonuclease Oy-like — protein MLLRLWVLFSFFICVTCRTAPSNSTDWDFQMLVQRWPLSTCQIVNASGHACFIPHQVKGWTIHGLWPSGYGSYPQYCHDWIFNMLEVVDLAVQLLTFWPNLYINKPFDSLWKHEYEKHGTCSASLHGFETEHDYFEQGLALSDKYDVQRVLEQNDIFPREAGYKASVIRNAIQSGYNKTVCPGCGYVKGIGQVLSQSYVCIDKKMELIDCPDCQKVCVDDYPVLYQPLHF, from the exons ATGTTATTGCGTCTTTGGGTTCTCTTCTCGTTCTTCATTTGCGTGACATGCAGAACTGCACCAAG TAATTCGACAGATTGGGATTTTCAAATGCTTGTGCAAAGATGGCCACTTTCCACTTGTCAAATTGTGAAT GCTTCAGGGCATGCATGTTTTATACCTCATCAGGTAAAAGGGTGGACAATCCATGGATTGTGGCCTTCAGGGTATGGCTCCTACCCTCAATATTGTCATGACTGGATTTTTAACATGTTGGAAGTAGTG GATTTAGCTGTCCAGCTGTTAACATTTTGGCCTAACCTCTACATCAACAAACCCTTCGACAGCCTCtg GAAACATGAATATGAGAAACATGGTACCTGTTCTGCAAGTTTACACGGGTTCGAGACCGAGCACGATTATTTTGAACAGGGATTGGCTTTATCTGACAAATATGATGTGCAAAG AGTGTTAGAACAGAATGATATTTTCCCAAGAGAAGCAGGATATAAG GCATCAGTGATACGAAACGCAATTCAGTCAGGCTATAACAAAACAGTATGTCCTGGATGTGGTTATGTGAAg GGTATCGGACAAGTGTTATCGCAAAGTTATGTTTGTATTGATAAAAAGATGGAATTGATCGACTGTCCAGATTGTCAAAAAGTGTGTGTTGACGATTATCCCGTGTTATATCAACCGTTACATTTTTGA
- the LOC130657943 gene encoding uncharacterized protein LOC130657943 — protein sequence MVVSTNQTATCFYFIQNVFYQKRIMISKDNNNCPCTRVYKCAQLWVPFCNSDLLVGNGNVESEIYPNPKSEIYIFVTKSRIIVYLLKLNNKTADYLKASAI from the exons ATGGTAGTGTCCACCAACCAAACTGCAACATGCTTTTACTTTATACAAAAtgtattttatcaaaaaagaataatgatCAGCAAG gaCAACAACAACTGTCCGTGCACTCGTGTTTACAAATGTGCACAGCTTTGGGTGCCATTTTGCAATTCTGATTTGCTCGTGGGAAATGGAAATGTGGAATCCGAAATTTATCCGAATCCGAAGTCcgaaatttatatatttgtgACAAAAAGCAGAATCATTGTTTACctcttaaaattaaataataaaactgcAGACTACTTAAAGGCTTCAGCTATCTGA
- the LOC130657942 gene encoding protein cornichon homolog 4-like: MGATVVYVFGLIDSTVLLFMAVFYIVTLSDLECDHINAATCCGRLNKIIIPEAALLGLLNIALIFNGSFALLAFSLPMFVWLIYRIAAKPKGNIAYFDPAEIYNRQQVKTFTNEAIVKLMYHLFGFFVFLYCMIMELVSDDDNSMHPFPPLPHEGM; this comes from the exons ATGGGTGCAACCGTTGTTTACGTGTTTGGACTAATAGATTCTACAGTTCTGTTGTTCATGGCTGTTTTCTAT ATAGTGACACTTTCTGATCTTGAATGCGATCACATCAATGCTGCTACATGCTGTGGTCGCTTAAACAAG attatCATTCCAGAAGCAGCGCTTTTAGGCTTGTTAAATATAGCTCTAATTTTTAATGGAAGTTTTGCTTTATTGGCATTCTCACTACCCATGTTTGTTTGGTTAATCTACAG AATTGCGGCGAAACCTAAGGGCAATATAGCGTATTTCGATCCCGCCGAAATTTATAATCGACAACAAGTGAAAACATTTACAAACGAGGCTATTGTGAAACTGATGTATCATTTATTTGGATTCTTTGTCTTCTTATATTG TATGATTATGGAGCTTGTATCAGATGATGATAATTCGATGCACCCTTTTCCACCTCTGCCACACGAAGGAATGTGA